The following proteins are encoded in a genomic region of Triticum dicoccoides isolate Atlit2015 ecotype Zavitan chromosome 1B, WEW_v2.0, whole genome shotgun sequence:
- the LOC119348983 gene encoding proline iminopeptidase-like, protein MDPAARKDLYPHVEPFDTGRLRVSDVHTIYYEQSGNPGGHPVVFLHGGPGAGTSPGNRRFFDPEFYRIVLFDQRGAGKSTPHACLEENTTWDLVADVEKLRQHLDIPEWQVFGGSWGSTLALAYSQTHPDKVTGIVLRGIFLLRKKELDWFYEGGAAAVFPDAWEPFRDFIPEDERNCFIAAYSKRLTSSDADVQIQAAKRWTTWEMMTAHLVQNHENIKRGEDDNFSLAFARIENHYFINKGFLDSDSHLLDNVEKIRHIKSFIVQGRYDMCCPMMSAWDLHKAWPEAEFKVVPDAGHSANEVGVAAELVSANEKLKSMLKK, encoded by the exons ATGGATCCCGCCGCGCGGAAGGATCTGTACCCGCACGTCGAGCCCTTCGACACCGGCCGCCTCAGGGTCTCCGACGtccacaccatctactacgagcagtCCGGGAACCCCGGGGGCCAC CCCGTCGTCTTCCTCCACGGCGGCCCTGGGGCCGGCACGTCGCCGGGCAACCGCAGGTTCTTCGACCCGGAGTTCTACAGGATCGTGCTGTTCGACCAG AGAGGCGCTGGCAAGAGCACTCCCCATGCTTGTCTAGAGGAGAACACCACCTGGGACCTGGTGGCTGACGTTGAGAAGCTCAGGCAGCACCTGGACATTCCAGAGTGGCAG GTGTTTGGCGGTTCATGGGGAAGCACCTTGGCCCTCGCCTACAGCCAGACTCACCCTGATAAG GTCACTGGCATTGTTTTAAGAGGCATTTTCTTGCTTAGGAAAAAGGAGCTTGACTGGTTCTACGAGGGCGGCGCAGCAGCTGTTTTCCCAGATG CATGGGAGCCATTTAGAGATTTTATTCCGGAGGACGAAAGGAACTGTTTCATAGCTGCTTACAGCAAAAGGCTAACTTCCTCTGACGCTGATGTCCAG ATTCAAGCTGCTAAGAGATGGACAACGTGGGAGATGATGACTGCACATCTTGTTCAAAATCACGAGAACATTAAACGAGGGGAGGATGACAATTTTTCATTG GCATTTGCAAGGATTGAAAACCACTACTTCATTAACAAGGGATTCTTAGACTCGGACTCTCACTTATTGGACAACGTCGAGAAAATTCGTCACATTAAATCTTTCATTGTACAG GGGCGGTATGATATGTGCTGTCCTATGATGTCTGCTTGGGATCTTCATAAAGCTTGGCCTGAAGCGGAGTTTAAG GTGGTTCCAGATGCAGGACACTCGGCCAATGAAGTTGGCGTTGCGGCTGAACTGGTATCAGCTAACGAAAAGCTTAAAAGCATGTTGAAAAAATGA